From the Hordeum vulgare subsp. vulgare chromosome 1H, MorexV3_pseudomolecules_assembly, whole genome shotgun sequence genome, the window CCCTTATCAAGGATCAACTCATGGAGTTGTGGATGTATATGACTAACATCTATTTTGACTCGTGGTTCCACAGTTTCTTAGGACATGTAAGCTATATATGTTCAATTTAATTTTGGCACCATCATTGGAGTAAATCAATGAGACCTAAAAATGAAATTTATCTTAAAGGCATGTGACAAAAATAGGTGCGACAAGAACGGTGATGGGATGCTCATTGAAGACAAGGTCAAGGAGGTGGATACGACGATGAtgtctgatatgtctccaacgtatctaattctccaaactcttttgcccttgttttggactataatttgcatgatttgaatggaactaacctggactgacactgttttcagcagaattgccttggtgttatttttgtgcaaaaatcaaagttctccaaacgtcctgaaaatttacggggagcagttttggaaaatatcaaagatatatgcgccaagttccacctcagggggtgggccagtgggccacaagcccctcctccgccaccacccccctggtggcggtgggcagacttgtgggggccacaggcacctgccgcccccaactccagctctataagttgtctttcgtcccagaaaaaataaaaagagaagttttcattgcgttttcgatacggaggcgccgccaccacctgttcttcatctggagggcagatctggagtccgtcttgggctccggagaggggaaattgtcgacatcgtcatcatcaaccttcttccctctccaattccatgacgctcttcgtcgttcgtgagtaatctattcgtaggctcgctgggcggtgatgagtaggatgagatctatcatgtaatcgagttagttttgatggggattgatccctagtatccactatgttctgagatttgatgttgctactactttgccatgcttaatgcttgtcactagggcccgagtgccatgatttcggatatgaaattattatgttgccaccaatatatgtgtgttttagatccgatcttgcaagttgtagttacctactatgtgttatgatccggcaaccccggagtgacaataaccggaaccactcccggtgatgatcatagtttgaggagttcatgtgttcaccaagtgctaatgcgttggtccggttctttattaaaaggagaaccttaatatcctgtagtttctttttggaccccgctgccacaggagggatggacaatagatgtcatgcaagttcttttccctaagcacgtatgacgacacacggaatgcatgcctacatcacattgacgaacgggagctagccacatatctctcagtgttatagctcttgcatgatgaatatcatccaaacaaatcaccgacccattgcctacgagtttgtcctactgctgttacttgtcttgctctgctgctgctactactgttgctactgttgttacttgtcttgctctgttgctgctactattgttgctattgctgttacttgttttgctctgctactattgctactactgtcgcttgctactgttgctacttgctactgctgtcactactgttgttccttcccactgctattgctcgttacactgctactacctgctacactgttgattcgccagaccgttgacgggaattgacaacttccgtcgacgcggcaacggaggcgccattgatacaattgttaggaatagtctgccgtcaacagatcgtttctgacactgttgttatcatactactttgttgttactactgtgcttgcagatactaatctttcaggtgtggttgaatccgacaaattcagctgctaatacttgagagtatactctcacctcctgactggcttacctacaaatttgggtcgaatactctaccctcgaaaactgctgctaacccacgcgctggtgggccatcaacaacattcttctagtctcattactggggagtgctttcagcattcttctggtgccgttgcaggggaaggtttgttgtcataagcattcgtctagctaacgccagagattgcaggatcaacccttttctggagccattgccagggaagcacagctgacgtcaatgTCTTCATACATGTATTCATAAGCCGATTGTAGATCTTGGAAGTTTACAACAATTCAAGAACTGTGCATGCATAGAGATACTATGACAAGAATCTCAAGCTAAGATTTAGTTTTGGTAATAAATTTTGTTGCATGTAGCAATGCATGGGCTTTTGACTAGTATATATACCAAAAGTGCTAGCCCAGGCAAGCATGCGAGTtaaagacaagttatctactagtgGTAGATGGTGACATGATAGAAATATGGCGGACTGAACACATGCACTTGACTAGAGCGCTCACTCCAGACATGTCCTTGTAATAATGTAACAGTGTAGAGAAGTTAGCGCTTTTATATGTAGTACTAGCCCGAACTTGTTTGTTGAATGCCATAAATATTACCAGGATATGTGCCAAAGGAAAAACCCCAACATTAAAGTCTAAAGATTATGGATTATATGATAGACATATGACAATTTGCACTCGATCCTAAAATAGTTCAACAAAAAATAGTTCAACAAAAGATCAAAACTAATATGTGAAGTGCATTCTCGTAGAATGCGGCGGCAGCTCCATGAAGCAGGTTTACAGCTCGACGTGGCTTGGATGACAACCTTGGCTGCATGGGCAATAGGGTTTTCGGCTCGATTAACGCATCCTAGCGGGGGCGGTTGGATGGTATGTGGGGGCAGCGGCCATGGATGTGGTGCGACGGACGTGGTCTATGGACGGTTGACTGTAGGCAGCTGGGTCATAAGGTGTTGCAATTCGAAAAAAGTGGTGATGTGTCGGGGTGGCGGTCCTGGAAggctgtgttgattgagtgcgtaGAGCGAAGAGGTGGATGTCGGGGTGGCGACCCCGATAGCTTGGCAGCTTGGACTGCATTGATCTCAGAATCGTGTGGGCGATGAGGTTGCCGTCAAAGTTGGTCATTGACATGTCATCTAGTGTATCCGATGTATGTCTTTGTGGGTACTTGTCTCTTCACCTCAGCGGGAGAGTCTGAGTCCGCTCCTCCCATAACAATGTTAACTTCATCTTTTCGGCGGCAGTGGACAGTTGGCTCACTTGGCGGAGGAGGGCTTCACGTTGTTGTGTGTTTGCATGGTTGGCGTTTGTTATGGTGTTCAGCCCATCGTCGACGGGTGTGGGCTTGTCCCAGTGTGTTTCAATGTTTGGGAGTGGACTTCACCTTTGTATCGGTTTTAGCCAGGTTTTTCATAATTAACCGAGCAAAATCTGCTTCTTAATTAATAAAAGGGTCAAAGATCTTGTGCCTCATGTGTAAAAATAAAAGCTCAGAGAATTGCTCAccaaaaatgcaaaaaaattgaTCCATTTCAGGCTTACGTCACGACAACACAGAACTTGTGCTCAAGCCTAAATAAAAAAAGGACTAGAGAAAATTACTTGAAGCATGTACTCATGAAGTTTATATCCACAGGCAAATGATACAACATGTACCATTTTATCTCAGTCATGGCGGTACTTCACGGCAGCAACATGGCATTCATTATGACGGCTTTTATTCGAACAAGGAATGGAAATACACACACATAAAACAGGTTGACACACTGGTTTGGATACTCTCGATGGGATCCAATTTTATTGAACGCAAAGGTCAGACACACCTTGCCCTGTGAAATCTCAGACCATGGATACACATCATTAGGCAGTAAGGGATGTGAGGCCAGCATCACCGTTGCAGAAATTGACACAAGCATCACCACAATTTTCCAAATAGAGTTTCATTTCTTCGTCGTCAGCAGCTGGTGCCCAAATATATAGCATATTATGTGTCAAGAAGTAGCCTTTTCAATTAGTTTACAGGAATACACATACCAGATGAATTTTATTTACCTGCGTTGACCATGTAGTCACACATGGAAGCCCTACACCCCAAGTTGCAATACTTGACGGTGTCTGGTTCATCTGTCAAAATAAAACATCTAGCATGTAAATATAATCGCGTATAAGACAAACAATTCCTCTCTTACAATACATTATCGTCTTTGATATTGGCATCGTCTCCGTCATTCGCTTTTTATTAGTTATTTCACAATTACTTTTCGGTAACCAGGCAACTCTTTTCTAACTTTTTTGATGAATCGGATCCTAAGAGACAGCCTTTCGAAAAAAATACTTGTTGGTAAAAAAATACGAAAACTTATATTTATGGAAACGTTGTTCATGGAAAAACTCATACAAATATCAtcggaaaaaaattaaaaaagttCATTATATTATTAGGAAAACTTAGAAAACTCTAACTCGCCATACGCTTTATATGATGGCATCTTATTTTAGAAAGAACTAGTAATATGGAATATAAGGAGTTCATTCCCTTTACCTGAGTTGGACACAAGGGCCAATTTGGGGAAGCCTGTAGGGCATTTTCCGCTACTTGTGAGTTTACACCTACAGACGCCTGCGCATAGCTTCTGAGCACCACGGACGCGGCAAAGATTGTAGCAGTTTCTTCCTAGGGTGCTCCTGCAGCAACTCTTGCCTTCTACTTGCACCTGTTCGAGAACCAACCCCAGTATAAGTAAACACACCATCACACCCTTGAGGCCCATGGCTGGTTGGCTGTCTTGTAGAACACAGGCTTTGGTTGATGGGATTACTGAGACTAGGCTTGGATGGCTCTTAGTTATAGGAGATGGTGGTTGTGGCACACAGGATGTCCAAGCGATGGTTGTTGTAG encodes:
- the LOC123450363 gene encoding alpha-hordothionin, with product MGLKGVMVCLLILGLVLEQVQVEGKSCCRSTLGRNCYNLCRVRGAQKLCAGVCRCKLTSSGKCPTGFPKLALVSNSDEPDTVKYCNLGCRASMCDYMVNAAADDEEMKLYLENCGDACVNFCNGDAGLTSLTA